In the Arachis stenosperma cultivar V10309 chromosome 8, arast.V10309.gnm1.PFL2, whole genome shotgun sequence genome, tgaagctcgttaacggattccaagttggcgtcTTCGTGGGATAAAGAAGATGTCCCCTTCCTTTTGCCTTTTATTGCTTCCATCTCGGCCATGACGTTATCGTACGCACGGTGCAGAATTGCAGTCAGCTCCTCCGATTCGGAGGCAAATTCGCAAATATTTTGCGAACGAAAAACCAATTGGTCGaacctcttgcttcttggctccattagtggctcgtcgtggctgctcttgatgtgtgtgtgtcgcctctttaccttcttgctccatcgttcCAGTATGTATCTAGGGGACACTTGGCTTACTTGTTCGAAGCTTAAAACGCTTAGTGCGTGACGGCACAGTATCCCTCTCgactcgaataataagcattgACATTTTACCTCGGCTGCAACTGAGTCGTAGGTAACCGTGAACTTGTCGAATATTGAGCTGGAAACTTGTTCTCCGACTTCGTATACTGAATAGCCTAGAGCGGAATTCTTTAATCTGGTGATGCAATTCGCCTTTCCTCTGAATTGGGCTTGGACTTCCCTAAACTTTGCGTGGGTGTACGCatcttgaaactgagcttcgatggaggatttggttgcacacggtatgaccgtatgaaaatctgcagcatctgattctctctctgcttgctcCCTGCTTCCGAGGTAATTATCGTACTGTTTGACGAACTGAATGAGCGAGCTGTTCCGGGTGATgtacttgttaaaaaatgaatgcatgctctcgctcctttgtgtgcttctcatccctgcccAGAAGTGGTGGTCCAGATAGATAGGAACCCATATGTGACGGTCTTCGTacagatctgcataatacacccaaacacacaCAGTAAAATACACCCGAGTGATCCTacaatttacacctctgctgcagattttaaaaacacattacctgaaagccacttgttgtccgcaagaccaaaattcaccagaaaatcgttccaattcctatcgaatgagtctttgctgtgagagttccaaacaacatggCTCATTTGTTGTTTGATATCGGCATGTCCCTTGTAcccgtttaatttgcttggaatcttcttcatgatgtgccaaatacaccagcggtgaactgttgttggcatacaggactctaaagcccttttcattgatgcgcactgatcggtgagaaaccctttcggagcgtttcctcccatgcaacgaagccagcattgaaataaccatttgaatgattcaatttcttcgttcttcatcaaagagcatccgagaagtgttgactgaccgtggtgattcaccccgacaaaagaaccacagaccaaattatacctgaaaCGAATTACCATGGTCCAGAATGCAAAATCATTAGGTACACCCCAACAAATGCTTCGAATACACCCAATGAGACAGCCAATATACACCTCTGCTGCGGATtcgtaaaaataaattaatttagcatcataaacagggacattttgttacctgtttgtattgtaagtggtgtcgaatgaaatgacgtctccgaaatactcaaacgcggctctgcttcttgcgtcggcccaaaaagccagcttaatcgattgatcctcctcgagttcgagctcaaaaaagaaattcggattcttctctttcattcgtAACAAATATTTCCcgaattcctttgcatcttcttgttcGGAAACATTCCACACTTCCCTGGTAATGTAATTCCTCACGTCCTTTTCGATAAAGTTTAACTCGCAGTGACCCCCGGCAGccgcaacaaatgattggtaggTTTTGCTTAGTCTGATACCGGCCTCGTCGTTATTCTCTATCGTACGACgaatggacatgcttagttccctgtgctgtttgagcatctctgctttgcttggacagcaggggtgtgaatgatccaggacaacctttgaaatgatccaagcaccgacatccttcaatgtgtgtatataaattcttgcaggacagtttaaaccggctgtcggattggtcttctcggttggagatattttagatttccattttccctctctgctacatgtaatcagttgattcttaatctcgtttcccttcctatttgtgcaccgaactcttgtagagaaACCTGCAGCCTTGGCGTAGTTCCTGTAAAATTTTCCGGCATCTTCAAGGGTCGTAAAGGTCATTCCGACCTTCGGAACAAGCTCGTCATCAACAACAGAGAGAGGCTGCAGAATACACCTGGTCAGAACTGTGAATACACCCtagatatgataaaaatacacccaatcatgtctAATATGATACACCCGAACCGAAACAATTCAACTACAGAATGACCTTTAAGCCATAAACTGTCAATACAcaggctgcagaatacaccatgtcaaaaaactaaaacacacccaatcatgtctgatataatacacctgaacaacaacaactcaattaaaataacaaaaaccaGTAAAGTGTATATACACCCACACTTATagctaaaatacacccaaagaagaaTTGATCTACACCCGAGCGTCTGCTATAAATTCCAGGTAATTAAACAATGTTCAGCAATTTTTAAACTACACAATGCTATACAAATTACtgtaaatcaaacctcaggaacttcgttagattcaaattcataatccacATCGCCTGGATTCAGCGCAGAATCTGAGCTTGAAGGATCCATCATCTTCAAAACGAGTTCGaactttgatttcagaaaacaacaaatcaaaagagaaaacgaagctggagttgcagagagagaaaaagagaacgtaaacgaagaacataccagtgagaaaagaagaggaaaagatcGATGGAGAAGAATGAGGGAAGACGcgcgagaagaagaacaaccaaatctcaaaataacgaaaacgaagaaggaaacaaatattttaaatttggaagTTAGATATACGCGGCATATTATATAGCGCGTGTAATCAACGAAGGTGGAGGAGCgcgtattttaaatttattgtttaataaacttgtaaagcatacaagccctaatggcttgtatgcagagcttttccgtaatttaaaatagatctaacttttatgtaaaaaaaagtattaaattatcaattaatgattttctCTTAATAGCTAAAAATTTTTTGcatttaataaaaaatctttCGTTCAATATCcacttaaaatatatttttatataagtataacatatacatatatagggtATAAGTTAGTTAAGTAGGGTTGACCTACACGAAAATCCTACCCTTTCTGTTGCGGATCAGATTAGCAACTCTACTCGATCGAGTTGAATCAGGTTAAATATCGACAGGTAGAATACATGTTGCCATCCCTATGTTAGACATCATGCATTACTCGTTAACAAAAGTTAAGGTAGAATCCAATGTTTTGCCGGTTATAATGATACTAATCGAAGTTGTGTATACATCGGTTCATCCGTTCATGGAAGGCTTTGTTGTATGAAAAAAGATGGAATAAACTTGCTCAACATCTGGAATATAATATACAATTTTTAAGACTAATAAGttcaatatataaaaaattcaataacacAGTCCTCACTAATATAAGAAACAGATTCAGCTTATAAGTTATAATGGTGTGTGTATGTTCTTCCTCTTCTCATGTGTGTGTGCGTATAAGATTATATAAAAACTAGCAGAACAAAATATGAAAACATCTTAGCTATGCTCTCATCTCAACCAAATGatattacaaatcaaatttaTGAAACATCACGCCATCCAAAGAGAACCATTGAACTACAACAAtctaaaattttacaaaaactAATGCTTCTAATTAGAATTTGAAGCACCAATACAAACCACCACGATTTGGCCTGTTTATCGTCTTAGCCAATTACGGACCTCTACTGCCGGAGATGCTGGGGACATTGCTGTCTAGATTCTGGGATAGATTTGGCATACTCTACAAATATAACCCAACCATCCAAAAACTGTAGAGAGTGGGGAAACAATAGTTAGCAAACACCCAGAGAAATAAGCTTACAAAGAAAGAGCTAATCAAGAGCAAAATGCGAGATCAACCTAGCAGAACAATTAACAAGAGGAACttagctcctagatcacatcAGCATGAAATAGCTAGAAAAAAAAAGCTCATTACAAAAAGTTTTTTGAAAGTGTCTAAAGCCATGCTTTCATGAATGACGGAAGCATTGTTGACATTTGACCTTTTCATCTTCTAGATATTATTCTGTTGCCACATTCATTAGCACTTAGTATCACGAATACATGTCATATTGGAACCTAATTTGTATGAAATATGCATGCATTCATTTGAGGTAAGGCAACAACGATGTTATCAACAACAAATTCTTTATTCTCCCCCCATATATCACAGGTTTAAGCATAGAGGCTTAATCCAGCATACCTTTCCATTCATGTTTTCGATGCCCTTTGCAGCCTCTTCTATAGTGGCATATTGTACAAAGCCGTACCCTTTAGAACAACCTGTTCTATCGATCATCACCCTAGCTGAAAACAACACAGACGAAACCATTATGAATTATGCAGATccttgaaacaaaaaaaaacagagaTGTCAAAGTGTTAAAAGCAGAACACTATGAAAGTTATATCTACTTAGTACTTAGAGATGAGAAGAGGACAAACTGCGAACAACTTcgccaaacttagaaaattctTGGAGTAGGCGTTCGGATGTCGTCCGTTTGTTAAGCCCTGGAAAATTAAAGATACATAGAAATTCAACACATTTGACATTGTCAAAGAGAAAAGGATTTAGCCAAGCAGGCCAGATAAAGATTTTATAACCCAAATCAACTCATTTTTAACTGATAAAGTATGaataataagaaattcaaaacgATAACTCTGCTGAAGATCTCTCTTggtatttgaaatttaaaaacaCATAAATGTAAGTAACAGAACTAATGAGTACTGAGTAATTATGAGTGGATTAAGCATCACATGAGAAATATTTAAGTTCCCTTTCTAGAAAATCCTTCTCCAACATCAAATGAGTCGAAAACAAGTACCCTAAAAGTCCAAAAACTAGCAATTTCGGTTAAAATTATGCGCAAAAATGCCAACACTTGCTAGTTGGAAGTTACTAGTTAGTTCCTCATCAATCATCACTCATATATCATATTATCAGCGAGCAAAACCCATATTATAGCTGAAAACAATAACTATGTACAACTATAAGCCCTCACTAGTCTAAATTACACTGAACTCCACACAAGCTACGCAATATTACATACAAACACCATTCTATTTGCAAAATTATACACTAGTCTCTCCTAAACACTAAATCAAAGAATCCAATCACCTATCTCATGGAAAAGGAAGTTAGTATAATTTACCCTAAATCCAATTAGGCATATTGAACCATTATAATCATGTGGCATATAATACAAAAAACATATTCGCAAAGCAGAGCCGCAGAGTTGAATTACTGATTGACAAACTTATGAAAATAAAAGTTGAAAGGCGaaattctaattttcttttttgaatttttctgagCTCAAAATCAACGAGGAAGTAATACATTATACATACCGGAAACGAAGACGGAGGATTTGGGCTCCACCGCCTGTCGAGCAAACACTGCGGCAGTAGTCGACGGCGGATAAGCAGAACGGCTCGAGAGCAGCCGCCATAAACCGCGCGACGAAGGCTGCGCCGCAGCTGTAGCCGCTGCCGCCCTCAAAGCCATTGGCAGGGTTTGGGATGTTTGGTAGTTACGGTTTAAGCTGAAAAGCAATGTTATTGTTGCCGTTGGGGAGTAAAAATGTTTTTAGAttcttatgttttattcatttttaaataaaagaatttagttttaaaattaattaattataattttactgTATTCTAAACACCTTCTTAATCAATAATAATCtcaaaattgatttatttaattCACTCGTTTTATCCAACACCACAAAAATTGATGAAAGAATGAAAACAAGTTTAAGAGCCGTATTCTGATTGCTCACTGtatgatttgaaaaaatttaGGGGATTAAGTACGGTATAGGCCAACTAAACTAATTTCTTTTATCTctgatattaaaattttaaaaattagaataatgaaaattgatattattttataaaaaaatttggagaGTCAATTACCACAGAAACTAACTCAAGCtaattctttatattttttatttaaaaatttaaaaattaagataataaattttttttttacaacagatctattttttaattaattaactctAATTAACTACATCCTAATTGATTCCTAACGAAACCGTTATTTTATTCACCTCTGTTCCCTTAACAGGTATTAATGTTCTTATGGAAAGTCTATCATAACGTGGTGCCAGTTTTAGCTAATATTTAggataaaaaattcaaataagtCGATGTGAGAAAATTTTTACACAAATTTACGAAATCAAAATTTGGTTTGTGAATCtactaatatatatttatatatagtttttgattcgaattttatttttatataattcgaaccagctgggttcgaattatacacttgttaaaaaaattaataatttaaaaattaaaaaatatatattttattttatacattaaaaaaagttaacaaaatatttaattataaaacttctttaaaatattaatgaactatcaattcgaattccatataatattcttttgtccatttttaatagctcatgaatattttttaataaatttttaaataaatttatttaaattatactacaaaaaatatttgatcctatgcaaaataatttaaaaaaattgtttaaaaaatattaggagtactataaaaatttgtaacgTTCTAGTaacttaggtaaatacatgcatgtactcagattttaaataaaatactctacatagtcaataataatttagaaatgaaagaaaatattttattccatataaaacaatttaaaaaatattttattctatacaaaataattttaaaaaaatgtcttaaaagatgttatgagtactataaaagtttgtaatattccagtgatttaggtaaatacatgataaaaacatttttctttaatttctaaattattattgactatgtagagtatttctttaatgtcctaagtcattaagatattacaaatttttatagtactcataacattttttaagccattttttaaaattattttgcataggatcaaatattttttgtagtataatttaaataaatttatttaaaaaatttattaaaaaatatttataaactattaaaaatagacaaaagagtattgtatgaaattcgaattgatagctcattaatattttaaagaagtctcgtaattaaatattttgttagttttttttaatgtataaaataaaatatattttttaatttttaaattattaatttttttaataagtgTATAATTCGAACCCAACTagttcgaattagtgtgtgtgtttgtgtataattcgaaccagttggttcgaattaatgtgtgtatgtgtttgtgtataattcgaattcagctggttcgaattatgtaaAAATAAAGTTTGAATCAGGCTGGTTCAAACTACGTATAAATGTGTATTAAT is a window encoding:
- the LOC130946017 gene encoding organelle RRM domain-containing protein 2, mitochondrial-like, which gives rise to MALRAAAATAAAQPSSRGLWRLLSSRSAYPPSTTAAVFARQAVEPKSSVFVSGLNKRTTSERLLQEFSKFGEVVRTRVMIDRTGCSKGYGFVQYATIEEAAKGIENMNGKFLDGWVIFVEYAKSIPESRQQCPQHLRQ